GTGCACGGCTTCTGTTCCTCCCCCATCCTCTACCGGGACAAAGTCATCCTGAACGGCGACCACGACGGCGACTCTTATCTGGTCGCGCTGAGCCGCGCGGACGGCCGGGTGGTCTGGAAGACGCCCCGCGAGAACCGCACCCGCAGCTACTGTGCTCCGCTGATCTGCCAGATGGCCGGCCGCATGCAGATGGTTCTCGCCGGCGACAAATGCGTCGCCAGCTTCAACCCGGACACCGGCGCCCGGCACTGGGTCATTGACGGCCCGACCGACCAATTTGTCGCCTCACCCGTCTATAGCGAGCGCTGCGGCCTGGTCATTATCACTGGCGGATTTCCGGATCACCACATCCTCGCCATCCGCCCCGACGGCACGGGCAACGTCTCGCAGACTCATATCGCCTGGCGCACGACCCGCGGGGCCGCTTATGTCCCTTCGCCCCTCATCGAGGGCGACTATTTTCTGGTCCTGGCCGACTCGAATGTGGCCCACTGCTTCGCCGCCGCGACCGGCGCCCCCCTGTGGACGGAACGCCTGGGCTCGCAACACGCTTCCCTTGTGTCCGCGGAAGGCCGCGTCTATTTTCTCAACGACAAGGGAACCACGACCGTCGTTCAAGCCGGCCCGCGGTATCACCGTGTCGCCCAGAACAACATCGGCGAGAAGTGCTTCGCCTCGCCGGCCATCAGTCACGGCCAGATCTTCCTGCGCGGCGAACGCCACCTCTTCTGCATCGGCAAGGGCAACTGAACCCGCCCGCGGGCCCCGGCCGTCACCTTTTCGATTGCGCAACGCGGCCAAGCCGCTGACGATGGGCGCCCGGTGAGAACGTTGCACGCATACCTGATGCGCCAGATCCTGGGGTCCCTGTGGATCACGGTGATGGTGTTCACTTTGGTGCTGCTGCTGGGCAACGCGCTCAAGGAGATTCTTCCCCTGCTGGTCAACCGCCAGATGAGCTTCGCGGTCGTGGCGGAAGCCGCCGCGTTGCTGGTTCCGTTTGCGTGGGTGTTCGCGCTGCCGATGGGGATGTTAACCGCGACGCTGCTGGTCTTTGGCCGCTTCAGCGCCGACCAGGAACTGACCGCCGTCCGGGCCAGCGGCATCAGCCTTCTGTCGCTCATCAGCCCGATCCTCTTGTTGAGCCTGGCCTTGTGCGCCGTTTGCGCGCTGGTGAACATGGAAGTCGGCCCGCGCTGCCGCGTGGCTTATACCAGCATCCTTTTCAACCTCCGGCTGGAATTGTCCGGCGCCCAGATGCCCGAAGGCCGTTTCATCAAGGACTTCCCCGGTTACATCTTCTATGCCGGCAAGAACCGCGGCGGGGAGATGGAGGACGTAATGGTCTGGGTTTTGCAGAACGAGACGAACGTGGTGACCTTCGTGCGCGCCGCCCGCGGCCAACTGGAGGTGGACGCGCCCAACAAGCTCCTGACCCTGCGGCTGCACGACGGCAAGACCGTGGACTTCCGCGAAGGCCGCATGATCCCAGGCGCATTTGCCGAGTTGCCGGTGCAGCTCGACTTCAATCAACGCCGGCCACCCAACTTCCGCACCAAGATCAGCGACATGACCGCCGGCCAGCTTTGGGACGAATTAGCCGAGTGGGAGGAGCGGCTCAACGCGCCGCCGCCCGGCCGGAACCTGACGGCGGAGCAGTTGCGCGAGCGGCGGCGCGCGCTGGAAAAGATGCTCGGAGACCCGACCACGCCGATCCGCTTCCAGATTCATCAGCAGGTCGCATTTTCCTTTGCGTGCTTTGGCTTCACCCTGGTGGGCATCCCGCTGGGGATCCGCATGCATCGGCGCGAGACCAACGTGGGCATCGGGGTCGCCCTGGTGCTCGTGGCGGTTTACTACAGCTTCATTATTCTCGCCCAGTCCGTGGATCGGCGGCCGGAATATGCGCCGCATCTGATCGTGTGGCTGCCCAATTTCATCTTCCAGGCCGTCGGTGCCGTCCTGCTCTGGCGGGCCAATCGCGGGGTGTGATCCGTTCCTCGTCCTTGATTTCCCAAGTCAACTCGCCCCAGCCGAAGCGAGCAGCCGGTCAATCTCTCTTCTGGTTGGGGCGGAAGTTTGGGCTCCCAGGCGGGTCACCGAGAGTGCAGCGGCGGCGCTCGCGAAACGCGCCGCGGCAAGCAGGGATTTGCCCTCCGCGAGCCCGACGGCCAGCGTGCCGTTGAACACGTCCCCGGCGCCGGTGGTATCCACCGGCTTGACTTTGAAGCCGCGGACCAGGCCCCGGCCCTGGCGGCCGGCGACGAAGGCCCCGCGCGCGCCCAGCGTGATAATGACATTCTCCACGCCGCGAGCCAGGAGCGCATCAGCGGCTTTGGCGGCCGCGGCGTCGTTATTCACTGGCAGGCCGGTGAGCAACTCGGCCTCGGTCTCGTTTGGGGTGAGCAGGTAGACGCGACGGAGCAGGTCGTTGGGCAACGGCCGCGCGGGCGCGGGATTGAGAATCACCCGCGCGCCCGTGCCGGCCGCAAGCCGGGCCGCCGCCTCGACGGTCTTGAGCGGCGTTTCCAACTGCAGAACGACCACGCCGGCCTGCCGGAAGGCGCTCCGGGCCTTATTCAAGTGCGCCGGGAGCAGCTTCGCGTTGGAACCGGAAGCGACGGCGATGCTGTTCTCACCGTTCCGGGCGACGAAGATCAAGGCCACGCCGGAAGGGCAGGCCCGGTCGCGCACGATGTAATCCACGTTGATGCCGTCGGCGACAAAGCCCGCGACGGCCTTGTCTCCGAACATATCCCGGCCGACGCTGGCGATGAAGGTAACCGCGCCGCCGGCACGGGCCGCGCTCACGGCCTGGTTGGCGCCCTTGCCTCCCGCCGCACTGGCAAACTCGCCGCCGAGGATCGTTTCGCCCGGCTTGGGGATGCGCTGCACTTTGATGATCATGTCGGTGTTCGAGCTGCCGACAACGAGGATGGATTTCTTAGTCATAAGCGAAACGGGGTCATGGTGTGCCGGACGAAGGGCGTCACAGTTTCGAGGCGATGAGGATCCCAAGGCCCAGCAGGTAGAAGAAGAACATGGCGGCCAGGAATTTATTGGTTCCCGGCGGGGCGCCCTTGAACTCCTTCCAGATAAACACGCCCCAGAACGCGCCAATCATCGTGGCCCCCTGGCCGAGGCCGTAGGCCAGCGCGGGATCGGCTGCGTTGGCGGCGATGATGTTGAAACTCATGCCAAGATTCCAGATGGCGCCGCCCAGCATGCCGATGAGGTGCAGGCGGACATTCCCCTTGCTGAAGTAGTCGCCGAACGGCACCGGTTCCCCCGCCAGCGGCTTGACCATCATGATGCTGTTCCAGATGAAATTGGAGAGCAGCAAGCCGACGGAGAACAAAACGACGGCGGTGTAGGGACTGAGCTTGCCCGGCTCCAGCACCTGGGTGGCGGGGTCAACTTTGCCCATGGCCTGGGCGACGAAGCTGTAGAACCAGCCCATGAGCAGGCCCGCCACTACGGAGATGACAATGCCTTTGGTGGGAGTCTTCTGGGTGCCGCTGGCCAGCCGCTTGTAAGCCAGGCCGTCGAGAACGATGGCGATCATGACCCCCGCGACACCCAGGGCGAGCATGGGGACGTTGCCTTGTTGCGTCGCCATGTAGGTGGTGATGACGCCAAGCACCAGCGCCAGCCCCACGCCCACCGGGAACGCCACCGCCAGCCCGGCAATGTCTATGGCCGCGACCAGCAAAATGTTGGACAGATTGAAGATCACGCCCCCCAGAAATGCCGAGCCGAGCCACTTGGCGTCGGCTTGCTGGAGGTCGGCGAGGAAGCCTCGCCCGCCGCTGCCCGTGCTGCCCATAGTGAAGGCCAGCAAAAGTGACAGCAGCAGCACGCCGATGGCGTAATCCCAGTAAAAGAGCTGGAAGCGCCATTCCTTGGTCGCGAGCTTCTGGGTGTTGGCCCATGAACCCCAGCACAGCATGGTGATGACGCACATGACGACCGCCAGCGGATATGATTGGACAATGACCATGAGTTGTTCCTTGTAGTTTAGGTGTTAGCTTGTTTGTGGTGACTTCAATTGGAGGGGTTGCCCGCGCCCTCATGCCGACCGTCGGCCCCAGCACATTCGTTTGCGCCATGTTGCGGTTGGCCCGCCGCCTCGTCAACAGGTTTCCGTTTCATTGCCGCGCGCTGACAGCTAATGAGTGGGAGCGAACGCCTGCAGTTCGGCACACGTGGAGAATGCCTGCCTGGCGTTGTCACCGCCGGAAGGCTTGCCGACGACGCGGAGGCCGAAAATCTCCACTGGTTTGGACAACGGGCAGGTGAACCGCTCGCCGTCTTTAAGGCTGGCGGAGTCCATGCCGGTGGTGGCGGGATAGTCGGCCAGTTCACAGAGCGGCGCCCAGGGGCTCTTGGGGGAGGATTTGATCTCCAGGCGCGGCTTGCCCGCGGAAGCATCGAACCAGCCCCCGTCGTGAAAGCTCTTCCCGTGAGCGAAGACGACGCGGCCCACGGTGACCGGCTCGTCCAGTTCCACACCGAACCAATCCTGCGGGGCGCGCCGGGCATTGAAAGTGGAGGCGATGGTCTGGAGGTTATCGTCAATGATGGAGCCGGCGTTGGGCTTGCGGGAACGGATCTCGATGCCGTCTATCAGCAAGTTTCGTCCCGGGCGCGGGAGTTCGTAGGGAAGCCAAATCTTGTAGCTGGTGCCGGTGGCGCCCGCCTCGGCAAAGGGGACTAAACCCAGGTTCAGCGGCGCGCCCGCTTTCAAGGAACCGGCGGACTTCCAAGCCAGGCCTTTCATGCGGAAGACTTCGGCTCCGGACCAGGACTTGAGCTGCCCGGCTGCGGGCGTGACAGTGAAGTTCAGCGCTGCGAGTTTCGGCGTCGCGACACCGATG
The window above is part of the Candidatus Paceibacterota bacterium genome. Proteins encoded here:
- a CDS encoding LptF/LptG family permease, coding for MRTLHAYLMRQILGSLWITVMVFTLVLLLGNALKEILPLLVNRQMSFAVVAEAAALLVPFAWVFALPMGMLTATLLVFGRFSADQELTAVRASGISLLSLISPILLLSLALCAVCALVNMEVGPRCRVAYTSILFNLRLELSGAQMPEGRFIKDFPGYIFYAGKNRGGEMEDVMVWVLQNETNVVTFVRAARGQLEVDAPNKLLTLRLHDGKTVDFREGRMIPGAFAELPVQLDFNQRRPPNFRTKISDMTAGQLWDELAEWEERLNAPPPGRNLTAEQLRERRRALEKMLGDPTTPIRFQIHQQVAFSFACFGFTLVGIPLGIRMHRRETNVGIGVALVLVAVYYSFIILAQSVDRRPEYAPHLIVWLPNFIFQAVGAVLLWRANRGV
- a CDS encoding PQQ-binding-like beta-propeller repeat protein, producing MSVVPRVSAENWPCWRGPRLDGTSREKGVPVHWNATNNVLWQTELPGSGHASPIVWDGCVFTVSAMSDTQDRLLLCLDRRTGKLLWQQTVLTAPLERKHGLNSFASSTPATDGELVYVAFLDRGQMFVAAHDFKGRRRWVARPGPFASVHGFCSSPILYRDKVILNGDHDGDSYLVALSRADGRVVWKTPRENRTRSYCAPLICQMAGRMQMVLAGDKCVASFNPDTGARHWVIDGPTDQFVASPVYSERCGLVIITGGFPDHHILAIRPDGTGNVSQTHIAWRTTRGAAYVPSPLIEGDYFLVLADSNVAHCFAAATGAPLWTERLGSQHASLVSAEGRVYFLNDKGTTTVVQAGPRYHRVAQNNIGEKCFASPAISHGQIFLRGERHLFCIGKGN
- a CDS encoding multidrug DMT transporter permease yields the protein MVIVQSYPLAVVMCVITMLCWGSWANTQKLATKEWRFQLFYWDYAIGVLLLSLLLAFTMGSTGSGGRGFLADLQQADAKWLGSAFLGGVIFNLSNILLVAAIDIAGLAVAFPVGVGLALVLGVITTYMATQQGNVPMLALGVAGVMIAIVLDGLAYKRLASGTQKTPTKGIVISVVAGLLMGWFYSFVAQAMGKVDPATQVLEPGKLSPYTAVVLFSVGLLLSNFIWNSIMMVKPLAGEPVPFGDYFSKGNVRLHLIGMLGGAIWNLGMSFNIIAANAADPALAYGLGQGATMIGAFWGVFIWKEFKGAPPGTNKFLAAMFFFYLLGLGILIASKL
- the rbsK gene encoding ribokinase, with amino-acid sequence MTKKSILVVGSSNTDMIIKVQRIPKPGETILGGEFASAAGGKGANQAVSAARAGGAVTFIASVGRDMFGDKAVAGFVADGINVDYIVRDRACPSGVALIFVARNGENSIAVASGSNAKLLPAHLNKARSAFRQAGVVVLQLETPLKTVEAAARLAAGTGARVILNPAPARPLPNDLLRRVYLLTPNETEAELLTGLPVNNDAAAAKAADALLARGVENVIITLGARGAFVAGRQGRGLVRGFKVKPVDTTGAGDVFNGTLAVGLAEGKSLLAAARFASAAAALSVTRLGAQTSAPTRREIDRLLASAGAS